The genomic region GCAAATCCCTGCCCGTCAGCGGTATGTTGTTTTTCGGCATGGAATCGTCCAGCCGTCCCCGATAGACGCAGAAAAGATCCGCATCAAACAAATAAATGTCGGGCGTGCAGGCCGCCTGATAGGCCTTGGCGACCGCCTGGCTCTCGTCGTACAGATAGGCCGCGAAAGGCCGTCCCCAGTCTTCCATCAATGCTTTCATCTTGTCCGGCGCATCTTCCGGATACTGAGCGACGTCGTTGGAGCTGATGGCGACGGTTCGAACGCCTTTTGCCGCGTAGGTCCTGGCAATGTCGATCAACTGCTTTTCCTCGTGCATCACGTAAGGGCAATGATTGCAGATGAACAAAATCAGCGTGCCTTTTTCTCCCTTCAATTGTTGCAAGCTTAAAGTGTCGCCGGTCACCGTGTCGGGCAATTCGAAATCGGGGGCGCGCGTGCCGAGCGGCATCATCGTGGACTCAGTTAAAGCCATGGTTTTCTCCTGGGTAGTGTTGATTCAATATTATTACTAGAGAGCTGCATTGTACTTCAGGATTGCTAAAACAATAAATCCCGAAGGTTGGAAGGGAGACGGGATAGATTGGTTCAAGAACGCCGAGCATGACGTGTGTTGATCTGAAGATCGGCTGCCTTCATTAAAAACCAATGCCTGGATACCTTGGCTTCGGGAACCTGCCGGGCAAATTTCTATTTCATAGACCTTCAACTTAACAATACGCGATGCTCAACTTTAAATGAATTGAAGACATGGCCGCCCGCGGCTCCCAAGTTGTTCTACCAAAAGCAACTTATGAAGGAGAAGGGTCATTGTAAAATAGAAGGCTTTATCATTTATATCTATTGCTGTGTAGAAGATATCTGCCGACTTTTCGTCAACCGACCGTTAAGAAGCCGGGGGGTATGTTCAAGCCGAGCGATGCCGAAGTCATCACGATGGGGCTCGTGGGTGAATTCATGGGCAAAGACCATGACAAAGGCATCTGGCGTTATTTTCGCAATCACTGGCATAACCGGTTTTCTAACTTGGGCTCGCGTGCCAACTTTGCTAAGCAAAGCGCTAATTTATAGCAACTGAAAAGGCGCATACAGGATCACATCGTTTGGCAAATCGGAGTGATGAATGATTCGGTCCACTGGGTGGACGGCTTTCCGATGCCGATCTGCAAGTAGGCTCGAGCCTCTGGCTGTCGTTGCTTCAAGGGCGAAGCAGAGTTCAGCTATTGCGCAGCGAAGGATGAGAAATATCATGACTTTGAAGGGCATGTGCTGGTCAATTTCGAAGGCATTTTCTGTGGCTATGCTTTTGCCCCGGCGAATGTCGACGAGCGGGATGTGCTGCCGGAAATGGTCGCCGGTCTGCAAGGGCGGCGGATCGGGGACAAAAGCTATATCCGTTCTTCTCTAAAGCAAGCATTGGCGCAACACGGCCTTGATTTGCAAACCCCTTTACGGAAAAACAGGCAAGACTTAAAGCCAAAGGCGTTGGTCGACCAACTGGTATTAAGCAGACGCTTACTGGAAACCGTCATCGGACAATTGGCCGATCGTTTTCATATTGAAAAAGTGAGGTCATGCGACACTTGGCATTTGGCTAACCGCTTTATCCGGAAACTGCTTGCCCCCACGATGGGCTGCTTCTTGGGAAAACTCATGGGCAACCCGACTTTGCTTTTTGAATCATTGGTTGAGATTTAAAAGTTGAGCATCTTCCCTGGATACCTTGATTGAAATCGCCAAACGGTTCAGCATCCTTGAAAGTCAACATCACATGGATTCGAAAGAATTTTTTTATCGGCACAGCCGGAAAGATGGCCGATGATGCGGAATTGGTCGAATGGGCTAGCGATTACCGGCATTATCTGCATTTGCATCGGGAACTGGATGCGAAGCTGAAACATGTTGCATGGTGCGCTGAAAATCTATCTGGATGCCGCCGAACGAACGATTCTTCATTATCACTGTCAGGACGAACAGAACCGTTCGCTGTTTCGTTACGGCAGTATCCGCATCATGAACATTTACCCGATACGGTTATTGTTTCGGAAAGCCCCGAAATTGCATCGGTCTGCATGAAGTGATGGAAAAACAGACAGAGGCCGGGTAAGCTTAGGCCGGTTGGCCGTCTTTACCGAAGGCACCAACCGGAACTGATTTTTGTCTATACTCTTTCTAGAATTCTCTCAAGCTATTCTCTCTATACTTCGGATAAATGATCACTTTTACCAAAATGCACGGTCTCGGCAATGACTTTGTCGTGATCGATGCCATGACTCAGCAAATCGCACTGACTCCCGAACGGATACGCAAACTGGCCGACCGGCACTTGGGCATCGGCTTCGATCAATTGTTGTTGGTTGAAAAGCCGGTGAGCGGCAATGCCGACTTCAAATACCGGATTTTCAATGCGGACGGCGGAGAAGTCGCGCAATGCGGCAACGGCGCCCGCTGCTTTGCCCGGTTCGTCCGCGACAAACGCCTGTCCGACAAAGATGAAATTCGCGTCGATACCGATTCCGGCCAACTGCTGCTCAGGTTCGACGAAGACAATTTGATAACCGTCAACATGGGCGTGCCTCGCCATACGCCCGCCGAAATTCCTCTGCTTGCCGAGCGGGAGGCGGCTTTTTATACGGTCGTGATCGACGGCCGGGAATTGTCGTTCGGTGCGGTTTCCATGGGCAATCCGCACGCGGTTATTCAGGTTCCCGACGTGTCGGCGGCTCCGGTGGCCGAAACCGGCCGCATTCTGGAAAGCCATCCCCTGTTTCCCGAGCGGGCCAATATCGGTTTCATGCAGATCATCGACCGCAATCACATCAAACTTCGGGTCTTTGAACGCGGCGCCGCGGAAACCCTGGCGTGCGGAAGCGGCGCCTGCGCCGCGGCGGTGATCGGCA from Methylosarcina fibrata AML-C10 harbors:
- a CDS encoding thioredoxin family protein: MALTESTMMPLGTRAPDFELPDTVTGDTLSLQQLKGEKGTLILFICNHCPYVMHEEKQLIDIARTYAAKGVRTVAISSNDVAQYPEDAPDKMKALMEDWGRPFAAYLYDESQAVAKAYQAACTPDIYLFDADLFCVYRGRLDDSMPKNNIPLTGRDLREALDNLLANRPINPDQIPSMGCNIKWKEG
- the dapF gene encoding diaminopimelate epimerase — protein: MITFTKMHGLGNDFVVIDAMTQQIALTPERIRKLADRHLGIGFDQLLLVEKPVSGNADFKYRIFNADGGEVAQCGNGARCFARFVRDKRLSDKDEIRVDTDSGQLLLRFDEDNLITVNMGVPRHTPAEIPLLAEREAAFYTVVIDGRELSFGAVSMGNPHAVIQVPDVSAAPVAETGRILESHPLFPERANIGFMQIIDRNHIKLRVFERGAAETLACGSGACAAAVIGIERKQLDREVRVELPGGELKIAWAGRGKPVFMTGPAISVFEGIIHDD